A genomic stretch from Candidatus Zixiibacteriota bacterium includes:
- a CDS encoding HNH endonuclease, which produces MITSNRVLVLNQNYEPLSVCSAKRAIIMQILGKVEIVEAYDGVRVHSVNSSIPLPSVVRLGGYIRVPYKKILLTRKNIIKRDRHVCQYCRDSRGPMTVDHVIPKCFGGSDTWENMVCACEKCNNRKGDRFPEQAGMKLLRKPHRPSHITYIQSFIGISDKRWRPYLFLD; this is translated from the coding sequence GTGATTACCAGTAACAGAGTGTTAGTGCTTAATCAAAATTATGAGCCGTTGTCGGTTTGTTCGGCTAAGCGAGCTATAATAATGCAGATTCTGGGAAAGGTTGAGATCGTGGAAGCCTATGACGGCGTTCGAGTTCATTCCGTGAATTCATCGATACCTCTGCCTTCGGTCGTGCGCCTGGGTGGGTATATCCGCGTCCCTTATAAGAAAATTTTGCTGACCCGGAAGAACATCATCAAACGCGATCGTCATGTTTGCCAGTATTGCCGAGATTCGCGAGGTCCGATGACGGTCGATCATGTCATTCCGAAATGTTTCGGCGGCAGCGATACCTGGGAAAATATGGTCTGTGCCTGCGAAAAATGTAATAATCGCAAAGGCGACCGTTTTCCGGAACAAGCCGGAATGAAACTGCTCAGGAAGCCTCACCGCCCCAGCCATATAACATATATTCAAAGTTTCATCGGCATCTCCGATAAACGCTGGAGGCCGTACCTGTTTTTGGATTAA
- a CDS encoding M28 family peptidase codes for MKVYIYLLAIMMVLSGFATADDMYRVSLQNHQDAEKLINSRADPVIRINGDYLILANNSAFEILSHSGLPMYRVASNISLDELFLEFEAGVKDESNYKSLFEINNIKLYQTTKAKLAQSEISPEMLPVKGNQPRIYFRRPAVFNPSFSIVNAEIDLDSLINLVSQDTIMEYSDTLQAFNGRLTGTPSIFAARDWVEAKFTAFGYDSVVVDSFGGIQHDTRDNVPAYNVMAYKIGTVYPDKHIVIGAHYDAVAGSPGADDNGSGTVGVIEFARILSNLDTYMTLVFVVFDSEESGLYGSHHYVNNAETQGEDIVYMLNMDMIAHIDNDSFAKLFHGDQIAYSQLWGNLADSLFNITGVLSGTSASSDHYPFQLKGYDVTFVHEHELSTVYHSPQDSTTYMSFDYMTKMIKSSLATAYVVDYSPPPAIISNISDIGDGQSLRVEWTQLDPIYISHYYLHYNEVPVSMPDSILIPSDSNSYVVNGLIEGQKYSFYLISYDNIGRSSIAITQVEATPLAIPHNPAGLSVLPVLGAINLTWHKNNIELDFSHYQIIRDGVLLPDIITDTTYNDNDPSLGSDLHDYWVVAFDDSDNMSDTTGVDPVQMKAATLEADRILALNRSSDQFFANVNEQVTGEFMRQALESMNYDYFSDSSTANAARAQLISLLDYGIVVIGAESGNSTDDIGGFPGDFLNDLSYYLSIGGKVVAFGRWGTLTAPPSRMDTVFYNPNAYNGNYYNYFNTAFRVRPTTEIITPGPYLVSDFVGANSQILGYPSLDWDSTATVNHISPVFIAATGIPSPSLPGLFGTNNEVIYTYNSSMDTVETDGKPIAWRHIDGSRDYVFFDIPLSFMERTAAVSTLQKAINDLMFPVATDEEFDEESLPTHFTLSQNYPNPFNPQTTIEFFNPYNLPHQMSLKVFNIIGQEIKLLFNDNALPGITRIKWDGTDNSGRTVASGIYFYQLKTDDLSETKKMLFLK; via the coding sequence GTGAAAGTATATATTTACCTATTAGCGATTATGATGGTTTTGTCTGGATTCGCGACGGCCGATGATATGTACCGGGTTAGCCTGCAAAATCATCAGGACGCGGAAAAATTAATCAATTCCAGAGCTGATCCGGTGATTAGAATTAACGGAGATTATTTAATACTGGCCAATAATAGCGCCTTCGAAATATTGAGTCACTCCGGCCTTCCCATGTATCGTGTCGCCTCCAATATCAGCCTTGACGAATTATTTCTTGAATTTGAGGCGGGTGTCAAAGATGAATCCAATTACAAATCGCTTTTTGAAATTAACAACATTAAACTATATCAAACGACCAAAGCCAAACTGGCCCAATCAGAAATATCCCCCGAAATGCTTCCGGTCAAAGGCAATCAACCTCGAATTTATTTCAGGCGTCCGGCGGTATTCAACCCATCATTTTCAATAGTAAACGCCGAAATCGATCTGGATTCGCTTATAAATCTCGTCAGTCAGGATACTATCATGGAGTATTCCGATACTCTTCAGGCTTTCAACGGTCGATTAACGGGGACACCTTCGATTTTTGCCGCCCGCGATTGGGTCGAGGCGAAATTTACAGCCTTTGGTTACGATTCGGTTGTCGTTGATTCATTTGGCGGCATTCAGCACGATACTCGAGATAATGTCCCGGCCTATAACGTCATGGCCTATAAAATTGGCACCGTTTATCCGGATAAACATATTGTTATCGGCGCTCACTATGACGCTGTCGCAGGTTCTCCCGGAGCCGACGACAACGGTTCGGGCACCGTTGGTGTTATTGAGTTCGCGCGCATACTTTCAAATCTGGATACATATATGACGTTGGTATTCGTCGTTTTCGATTCGGAAGAGTCAGGACTTTACGGATCGCATCATTACGTCAATAACGCCGAAACCCAGGGAGAAGATATAGTCTATATGCTGAATATGGACATGATCGCGCATATCGATAATGACAGTTTTGCCAAGCTGTTTCATGGCGATCAGATCGCCTATTCCCAATTATGGGGAAATCTCGCGGACAGCCTGTTCAATATAACCGGTGTGTTATCCGGCACATCGGCGAGCTCGGATCATTATCCGTTTCAGCTCAAGGGCTACGATGTAACTTTTGTCCATGAACATGAATTATCAACGGTATACCACTCTCCTCAGGATAGCACTACCTATATGAGTTTTGATTATATGACAAAAATGATAAAATCCTCATTGGCGACCGCGTATGTTGTCGATTATTCGCCTCCCCCGGCGATTATATCCAATATAAGCGATATTGGCGATGGGCAATCTTTGAGAGTAGAATGGACGCAATTAGACCCGATTTATATAAGCCATTATTACCTCCACTATAATGAAGTTCCGGTCTCGATGCCGGATTCGATTTTGATTCCGAGTGATAGTAATAGTTATGTAGTCAATGGATTAATAGAGGGACAGAAATATAGTTTTTATTTGATATCCTACGATAATATAGGCCGCTCATCGATCGCAATTACACAGGTAGAAGCAACTCCTCTGGCGATTCCTCATAATCCGGCAGGCTTATCCGTTCTGCCCGTCTTAGGCGCGATTAACCTGACCTGGCACAAAAACAATATCGAACTTGATTTCAGTCATTATCAGATCATTCGCGATGGTGTTCTCCTGCCCGATATAATTACTGATACGACCTATAATGATAACGACCCTTCGCTCGGTTCAGATTTGCACGACTATTGGGTAGTCGCCTTTGACGATAGCGATAACATGTCCGACACGACCGGGGTCGATCCGGTTCAAATGAAAGCTGCTACGCTCGAAGCGGATCGGATTCTTGCTCTCAATCGCTCATCGGATCAATTTTTTGCCAATGTCAATGAGCAGGTTACCGGCGAATTTATGCGCCAGGCGCTGGAGAGTATGAATTATGATTATTTTTCCGATAGCTCAACTGCCAATGCCGCTCGCGCCCAATTAATTTCATTATTGGATTACGGCATTGTAGTGATCGGAGCCGAATCAGGTAATAGTACCGATGATATTGGTGGATTCCCCGGAGATTTTCTGAACGATCTTTCTTATTATTTATCCATCGGTGGGAAAGTCGTCGCCTTTGGCCGCTGGGGTACGTTGACTGCTCCTCCGTCTCGCATGGATACCGTTTTTTATAATCCAAACGCCTATAACGGGAATTATTATAATTATTTCAACACTGCCTTCAGAGTAAGGCCGACAACGGAAATCATTACTCCCGGGCCGTATCTGGTATCGGATTTTGTGGGCGCAAATAGTCAGATATTAGGATATCCATCGCTTGATTGGGATTCAACCGCTACCGTCAATCATATCAGCCCGGTTTTCATCGCGGCAACAGGGATTCCCAGTCCCAGCTTACCGGGATTATTTGGAACAAATAATGAAGTGATTTATACCTATAATTCCTCGATGGATACGGTTGAAACGGACGGCAAGCCTATCGCCTGGCGGCATATTGACGGCAGCAGGGATTATGTTTTCTTTGATATTCCTCTCTCGTTTATGGAGCGAACGGCGGCAGTTTCAACACTGCAGAAAGCAATTAATGATCTGATGTTCCCCGTCGCAACGGATGAAGAGTTTGATGAAGAGTCTTTACCGACACACTTTACTCTATCTCAAAATTATCCGAATCCTTTTAATCCGCAAACTACGATTGAATTTTTTAATCCGTATAATTTACCCCATCAGATGTCTTTGAAGGTATTCAATATTATAGGACAGGAAATTAAGCTATTATTCAACGATAACGCTTTACCGGGAATCACTCGAATAAAATGGGATGGTACCGATAATAGCGGCCGGACCGTGGCCTCGGGAATTTACTTTTATCAATTGAAAACTGATGATTTATCCGAGACCAAAAAGATGTTATTCTTGAAATAA
- the trpS gene encoding tryptophan--tRNA ligase, with protein sequence METILSGMQPTGHLHLGNYEGALKNWVALQDSYQMYLCIVDWHALTAEYDQTDELKEKIFQMAVDFMAGGLDPQKCAIFVQSDVKEHAELHLLLSMITTVPTLTRLPTYLEKKEEGGLDSYGFLGYPVLQAADILVYNANKVPVGKDQVKHIWLANDLAKKFNNLYGQTFNEPEALLTKFPTIPGSDGNKMSKSLNNHIALADSEEETAGKLKRFFTDPKKLRRGDPGRPTICPVYLLHQIYTPNHADIIAPCKSGELGCVDCKKKLTENMNSTLAPIREKRKKLVEKPDFVFNVLREGGQKARKRAAEVMDSVRSNMKMDYFK encoded by the coding sequence ATGGAAACAATTTTATCCGGCATGCAACCGACCGGTCATTTGCATTTGGGAAACTATGAGGGCGCTTTGAAAAACTGGGTCGCTCTCCAGGATTCATATCAAATGTACTTGTGTATCGTTGACTGGCACGCCCTAACCGCCGAATACGATCAGACCGATGAGCTTAAGGAAAAGATCTTTCAAATGGCCGTTGATTTCATGGCGGGGGGATTGGATCCCCAAAAATGCGCGATTTTCGTTCAATCCGATGTCAAAGAACACGCCGAACTTCATCTTCTATTATCGATGATAACGACCGTTCCGACTTTGACCCGGTTGCCGACTTATCTTGAAAAAAAGGAAGAAGGCGGTCTTGATAGTTACGGATTTTTGGGATATCCCGTCCTCCAGGCGGCCGATATCCTTGTTTATAACGCCAATAAAGTTCCGGTGGGAAAAGACCAGGTAAAACATATTTGGCTGGCAAACGACCTGGCCAAAAAATTTAACAATCTTTACGGGCAGACTTTCAACGAACCCGAAGCTCTTTTAACCAAATTTCCAACCATTCCCGGTTCGGACGGTAATAAGATGTCAAAATCCCTGAACAATCATATCGCCCTGGCTGACAGCGAAGAGGAAACGGCCGGGAAATTAAAGAGGTTTTTTACCGATCCGAAAAAACTGCGCAGAGGCGATCCCGGTCGGCCGACGATATGCCCTGTCTATCTACTCCATCAAATTTACACTCCCAACCATGCCGATATCATCGCGCCCTGTAAAAGCGGCGAACTGGGTTGTGTTGACTGCAAGAAAAAACTGACCGAAAATATGAATTCAACCCTGGCGCCGATACGAGAAAAAAGAAAAAAATTAGTTGAAAAACCTGACTTTGTTTTTAATGTTTTAAGGGAAGGCGGCCAAAAAGCACGTAAACGGGCCGCCGAGGTAATGGATAGCGTGCGAAGCAACATGAAGATGGATTATTTTAAATGA
- a CDS encoding glutamate mutase L yields MLENLENINTILATDCGSTTTKAILIEKREGEFRLLARGEAPTTVEAPFEDVTMGVLNAVAEVGELTNKTLLDENDKIISPADGDRGCDIYISTSSAGGGLQMMVAGVVRSMTAESAERAALGAGAIVMDVIASNDKRRPHQQIERIRHLRPDMILLSGGIDGGTTSHVVEIAELISAADPKPRLGSGYNLPVIFAGNIEARGAIKDTLENKVDLGIVENLRPVLERENLHPAREKIHDLFMEHVMAQAPGYSKLMKWADAPIMPTPGAVGLIIKTIADLGNMEAVGVDIGGATTDVFSVFRPDGGEGVFNRTVSANLGMSYSISNVFAEATLPNVMRWVPFDMDERDLRNRVKNKMIRPTTIPQSMEELVFEQAVAKEALRLAFIQHKSFATVLKGVQKQRTIADAFEQDSSGSSIVNMMTLDMLIGSGGVMSHAPRRQQSAMMLIDAFQPEGVTRLAVDSIFMMPQLGVLSTLHPQAATEVFEKDCLIHLGSCVAPTGEVKKGGDVMNYKIDLPDGTVSGKLEFGEMKLLKVGLGEDGLPLKVKASLEPLKHLDLGRGRGQKLETELHGGVVGIILDGRGRSPFVLPEENSQRINSLKSWMTELDAYPEKALDNK; encoded by the coding sequence ATGCTTGAGAATCTGGAAAATATTAATACGATATTAGCCACCGATTGCGGTTCGACAACTACCAAAGCAATCCTGATAGAAAAACGAGAAGGCGAGTTTCGCCTTTTAGCCCGCGGCGAAGCGCCAACGACTGTCGAAGCTCCTTTTGAGGACGTTACTATGGGAGTTCTTAATGCCGTAGCCGAAGTGGGTGAGTTAACCAATAAAACTTTACTTGATGAAAACGATAAAATCATCTCACCGGCTGACGGCGATCGAGGATGCGATATTTATATTTCAACATCTTCGGCCGGAGGCGGTTTGCAGATGATGGTCGCTGGCGTAGTCCGTTCTATGACGGCCGAGTCGGCCGAACGCGCGGCTTTGGGCGCGGGCGCTATTGTTATGGATGTTATCGCATCCAACGATAAGCGTCGTCCCCATCAGCAAATTGAAAGAATTCGTCATCTACGCCCCGATATGATTTTGTTATCGGGAGGTATTGATGGCGGAACCACCTCGCATGTAGTGGAAATCGCCGAATTGATCTCCGCGGCCGACCCCAAACCGCGTCTGGGCTCGGGATATAATCTCCCCGTTATATTCGCTGGAAATATCGAAGCCCGCGGGGCCATCAAAGACACGTTGGAAAATAAAGTCGATTTGGGCATCGTTGAAAATCTTCGCCCGGTTCTGGAGCGCGAAAATCTTCATCCGGCCCGCGAAAAAATTCATGATTTATTTATGGAGCATGTCATGGCTCAGGCTCCGGGTTATTCAAAGCTGATGAAATGGGCCGATGCTCCGATTATGCCGACGCCGGGAGCGGTGGGATTGATTATAAAAACTATCGCCGATCTGGGTAATATGGAAGCGGTTGGAGTCGATATCGGCGGCGCCACGACCGATGTTTTTTCTGTTTTTCGTCCCGACGGCGGGGAAGGAGTCTTTAACCGGACGGTTTCGGCCAATTTGGGAATGAGTTATTCGATTTCAAATGTCTTCGCTGAGGCGACTTTGCCGAATGTTATGCGCTGGGTTCCATTCGACATGGATGAACGCGATCTGCGCAACCGAGTTAAAAATAAGATGATCCGCCCGACAACAATTCCGCAATCAATGGAAGAATTGGTTTTCGAGCAAGCGGTCGCAAAGGAAGCGTTGCGATTAGCTTTTATTCAGCATAAAAGTTTTGCGACGGTTTTGAAAGGCGTCCAGAAACAAAGAACCATCGCTGACGCTTTTGAGCAGGATAGTTCCGGTTCGTCAATTGTCAATATGATGACGCTGGATATGTTAATCGGTTCCGGCGGCGTTATGTCTCACGCCCCGCGCCGCCAGCAATCGGCCATGATGCTGATTGACGCTTTCCAGCCGGAAGGTGTAACCCGCCTTGCCGTCGATTCCATCTTTATGATGCCCCAGCTTGGCGTCCTTTCAACACTGCATCCTCAGGCAGCCACCGAAGTCTTTGAGAAAGATTGTTTGATTCATCTGGGCAGTTGCGTGGCTCCGACCGGCGAAGTTAAAAAAGGCGGAGACGTCATGAATTATAAGATTGATCTTCCCGACGGAACCGTGTCGGGCAAACTCGAATTTGGCGAGATGAAACTGCTCAAAGTCGGCCTCGGGGAGGATGGCCTGCCTTTAAAAGTTAAAGCCTCTTTGGAGCCGTTGAAGCATCTCGATCTTGGTCGTGGACGCGGTCAAAAACTGGAAACAGAATTGCACGGCGGCGTGGTTGGCATTATTCTTGACGGCCGCGGTCGCAGTCCGTTTGTGCTACCGGAAGAAAATTCGCAAAGAATTAACTCCTTGAAGAGTTGGATGACAGAACTTGACGCTTATCCGGAAAAAGCTCTGGATAATAAATAA
- a CDS encoding FG-GAP-like repeat-containing protein encodes MFQQQYLHWHHFLTIAVCAILTIALASTTIAAPANFTRITTGPHVTDGGSSFGISWIDYDNDGWLDIHVGNSATNENNFLYHNEGDGTFTRITADPIANVMARSYTQAWGDYDNDGDEDVYVGRHNYRTNQFYTNNGDGTFAKIDTAGDLTTDAACSNTHAWIDIDNDGDLDLYTQTETNSLPWSAANAMYRNDNGIFVKITTGEIVTDVNNAHGMSWSDYDNDGDMDLFVANAFFANPQPDPADFMYENCLYRNEGDFNFTKIVSEPIVTDRAISYGPSLGDYDNDGDQDLFVANGYLDLPNFLYSNNGDGSFTRITTGEMVTDESPNFCSSWADYDNDGDLDLFVTTWAYQQNRANQLYENNGDGTFTRIMSGALVSFESEFFGPAWGDYDRDGDLDVFITRSQNDNLLFRNDGNGNNWLNVKCVGTVSNASAIGAKVRIKANISGGPVWQLREISPAASYCVHHAINAHFGLGDAAIIDSIIVEWPSGVVNVITDVAINQYIEMIELNCGDANGDGDVNVGDAVYIINTVFKGGPAPYPIEAGDANSDGACNVGDAVYLINHVFKGGPGPCEESK; translated from the coding sequence ATGTTTCAACAACAGTATTTACACTGGCATCATTTCCTCACCATCGCAGTATGTGCGATTCTGACTATCGCTCTCGCATCAACAACAATTGCCGCTCCGGCGAACTTCACTCGAATCACCACAGGCCCCCACGTTACTGATGGGGGATCGTCTTTTGGCATAAGTTGGATAGACTACGATAACGACGGCTGGTTGGACATTCATGTGGGAAATTCCGCGACGAATGAAAACAACTTCCTGTATCACAACGAAGGTGACGGGACCTTTACAAGAATCACTGCCGACCCGATCGCCAATGTTATGGCACGTTCCTACACACAAGCCTGGGGTGATTACGACAACGATGGTGATGAGGATGTCTATGTCGGTCGGCATAATTACAGGACCAACCAGTTCTACACCAACAATGGTGACGGGACTTTCGCCAAGATCGACACGGCCGGTGATCTCACGACAGATGCCGCATGCTCAAACACGCATGCATGGATTGATATCGACAATGATGGTGATCTGGATCTCTACACCCAGACTGAAACCAACAGTCTGCCGTGGTCAGCTGCCAATGCGATGTATCGCAACGATAACGGGATCTTCGTAAAGATTACGACCGGGGAGATTGTGACCGATGTCAACAATGCACACGGTATGAGTTGGTCGGATTATGACAATGATGGTGACATGGATTTGTTCGTGGCCAATGCATTTTTTGCCAACCCTCAACCGGATCCAGCGGACTTTATGTATGAGAACTGTCTTTATCGAAACGAAGGTGATTTTAATTTCACAAAGATCGTATCAGAGCCAATAGTAACCGATAGAGCAATATCGTATGGCCCCAGTTTAGGTGATTATGACAATGACGGTGACCAGGATCTATTTGTCGCTAATGGCTATTTGGATTTACCGAATTTTCTCTACAGTAATAACGGTGATGGCTCTTTTACCAGGATTACAACTGGCGAAATGGTTACCGACGAATCTCCTAACTTCTGTAGTAGTTGGGCAGACTATGATAATGATGGCGACCTGGATTTGTTTGTGACAACATGGGCATATCAACAAAACCGGGCTAATCAATTGTATGAGAACAACGGTGACGGTACGTTCACACGAATCATGTCCGGGGCATTGGTCAGTTTTGAAAGCGAGTTTTTTGGTCCGGCTTGGGGTGATTATGACCGCGATGGTGATCTGGACGTGTTTATTACCAGGTCTCAGAATGATAACCTTCTCTTTCGAAATGACGGTAATGGTAACAACTGGCTGAATGTGAAGTGTGTCGGAACGGTCTCTAATGCTTCTGCAATTGGTGCCAAGGTTCGCATCAAGGCTAATATTTCTGGTGGTCCGGTTTGGCAACTGCGCGAGATTTCCCCTGCCGCCAGTTACTGCGTGCACCATGCCATAAACGCCCATTTCGGACTTGGTGACGCCGCCATCATTGATTCCATCATTGTAGAATGGCCGAGCGGAGTCGTCAATGTTATAACTGACGTTGCCATAAATCAATATATAGAAATGATTGAATTAAATTGTGGTGACGCCAACGGCGATGGTGATGTCAATGTCGGCGACGCCGTGTATATTATCAATACTGTTTTTAAAGGCGGACCTGCCCCCTATCCTATCGAAGCGGGCGATGCCAATAGCGATGGCGCGTGTAATGTCGGTGACGCCGTTTATTTAATCAATCATGTATTTAAAGGCGGTCCGGGACCATGTGAGGAAAGTAAATAA
- a CDS encoding segregation/condensation protein A gives MTADIKNYLVDIDIFQGPMDLLLYLIGKDEIDIYDIPIARITGQYMEYVEMLRLLNLENAGDYILMAATLIRIKAQMLLPRESINNEEFDPREELTLALLEYGKFKEAGEILREKRELESRLTAVAGRTNGFKPDRPVLVENNSLYELLTVFHEIMSAYKDDGSYLVDHQDVTVEDRIEIIVEKLSKSEFVSLEELFTDIKVKIIAILTFLAILEMAKNHRIMIRQARLFSEIRVYRTDRLLQAINPLPTIGTINIRSAVDKEKVTID, from the coding sequence ATGACGGCTGATATCAAAAACTATTTGGTTGACATTGATATTTTTCAGGGGCCGATGGACCTGCTTCTGTATTTAATCGGGAAAGATGAAATCGATATCTATGATATTCCAATTGCCCGTATTACCGGTCAGTATATGGAATACGTCGAGATGCTGAGACTGCTTAATCTGGAAAATGCCGGCGATTATATTCTCATGGCCGCGACCTTGATTCGTATTAAAGCCCAGATGCTGCTTCCGCGGGAATCGATCAATAACGAGGAGTTTGATCCCCGAGAAGAACTGACCCTGGCCCTTTTGGAATATGGGAAATTCAAAGAGGCTGGCGAGATTCTGCGCGAAAAACGCGAACTCGAATCGAGGTTAACCGCCGTGGCCGGAAGAACGAACGGTTTCAAACCGGATCGCCCCGTGCTTGTCGAAAACAATTCCCTGTATGAATTGCTGACCGTATTTCATGAAATTATGTCAGCTTATAAGGATGATGGCTCATACCTTGTGGATCATCAGGATGTGACGGTTGAGGACAGGATTGAAATCATTGTCGAGAAATTATCCAAAAGCGAATTTGTGTCTCTCGAAGAATTATTCACTGATATCAAGGTGAAAATAATAGCGATTTTGACTTTTCTCGCTATTCTCGAAATGGCTAAGAACCATCGTATTATGATTCGGCAGGCGCGACTGTTTTCGGAAATCCGGGTTTATAGAACCGACCGTCTCTTGCAGGCAATAAACCCACTGCCGACCATAGGAACCATAAACATCCGATCCGCCGTTGATAAAGAAAAGGTGACTATTGACTGA